TGCTCGACGGCGGCTCGACCGTGCCGTTCATCGCTCGCTACCGCAAGGAGGCGACCGAGATGCTCGACGACGCCCAGTTGCGCACCCTGGAGGAGCGACTGCGGTACCTGCGCGAGCTGGAGGACCGCCGCGCGGCCATCCTCGATTCCGTGCGGGAACAGGGCAAGCTCGACGCCGAGCTGGAGGCCCGGATCAACGCGGCCGACACCAAGGCCCGGCTGGAGGACATCTACCTGCCCTTCAAGCCCAAGCGGCGCACCAAGGCGCAGATCGCCCGCGAGGCCGGCCTGGCGCCGCTCGCCGAGGGGCTGCTGGCCGACCCCTCCGTCGAACCGGCCGTCGCCGCCGCCGCGTTCGTGGACGCCGACAAGGGCGTCGCCGACCCGGCCGCCGCCCTGGAGGGCGCCCGCGCCATCCTCACCGAGACGTTCGCCGAGGACGCCGACCTCATCGGCGAGCTGCGCGAACGCATGTGGGGACGTGGCCGGCTCGCCTCGAAGGTCCGCGAGGGCAGGGAGGAGGCGGGCGCCAAGTTCGCCGATTACTTCGACTTCGCGGAACCCCTCACCGCTCTGCCCTCGCACCGGGTCCTGGCCATGCTCCGCGGCGAGAAGGAGGACGTCCTCAGCCTCGACCTGGAGCCGGAGGAGCCGAGCGACACGCCCGGCCCCTCCACGTACGAGGGCATGGTCGCGCGCCGCTTCGGCGTGGGCGACCGGGGCCGCCCGGGCGACAAGTGGCTCGCCGACACCGTCCGCTGGGCCTGGCGCACGAAGATCCAGGTCCACCTGGGCATCGACCTGCGGACGCGGCTGCGGGCCGCCGCCGAGGACGAGGCCGTACGGGTCTTCGCGGCCAACCTGCGCGACCTGCTGCTCGCCGCGCCCGCCGGCACCCGCGCGACGCTCGGCCTGGACCCCGGCTTCCGTACCGGCGTCAAGGTGGCCGTCGTGGACGCGACCGGCAAGGTCGTGGCCACGGACGTGATCCACCCGCACGTCCCCGCCAACAGGTGGGACGAGTCCCTGGCGAAGCTGGCCCGGCTGGCCAAGGAGCACGCGGTCGACCTGATCGCCATCGGCAACGGCACGGCCTCCCGCGAGACCGACAAGCTGGCCGGCGACCTCATCACCCGCCACCCCGAGCTGGGGCTGACCAAGGTGATGGTGTCGGAGGCCGGCGCGTCCGTGTACTCCGCGTCCGCGTTCGCCTCGCAGGAACTCCCGGACATGGACGTGTCGTTGCGCGGTGCGGTCTCCATCGCCCGCCGCCTCCAGGACCCGCTGGCCGAACTCGTCAAGATCGACCCGAAGTCGATCGGCGTCGGCCAGTACCAGCACGACCTGTCCGAGGTGAAGCTCTCCCGTTCCCTCGACGCCGTGGTCGAGGACTGCGTGAACGGCGTCGGCGTCGACGTCAACACCGCCTCCGCGCCGCTGCTCTCACGGGTTTCGGGCATCAGCGGCGGCCTCGCCGAGAACATCGTGGCCCACCGCGACGCCAACGGCCCCTTCCGCAACCGCAAGGGCCTCAAGGACGTGGCCCGGCTGGGCCCGAAGGCCTACGAGCAGTGCGCGGGCTTCCTTCGGATCCGCGGCGGGGACGACCCGCTGGACTCCTCCAGCGTGCACCCCGAGGCGTACCCGGTGGTCCGTGCGATGGGTAAGACGGCGGGCGGCGAGGTGGCGTCCCTCAT
This region of Streptomyces sp. NBC_00513 genomic DNA includes:
- a CDS encoding Tex family protein; its protein translation is MTMSIEGRIAEELGVRERQVKAAVELLDGGSTVPFIARYRKEATEMLDDAQLRTLEERLRYLRELEDRRAAILDSVREQGKLDAELEARINAADTKARLEDIYLPFKPKRRTKAQIAREAGLAPLAEGLLADPSVEPAVAAAAFVDADKGVADPAAALEGARAILTETFAEDADLIGELRERMWGRGRLASKVREGREEAGAKFADYFDFAEPLTALPSHRVLAMLRGEKEDVLSLDLEPEEPSDTPGPSTYEGMVARRFGVGDRGRPGDKWLADTVRWAWRTKIQVHLGIDLRTRLRAAAEDEAVRVFAANLRDLLLAAPAGTRATLGLDPGFRTGVKVAVVDATGKVVATDVIHPHVPANRWDESLAKLARLAKEHAVDLIAIGNGTASRETDKLAGDLITRHPELGLTKVMVSEAGASVYSASAFASQELPDMDVSLRGAVSIARRLQDPLAELVKIDPKSIGVGQYQHDLSEVKLSRSLDAVVEDCVNGVGVDVNTASAPLLSRVSGISGGLAENIVAHRDANGPFRNRKGLKDVARLGPKAYEQCAGFLRIRGGDDPLDSSSVHPEAYPVVRAMGKTAGGEVASLIGNGTVLKSLRPEQFVTETFGLPTVTDILRELEKPGRDPRPAFKTATFKEGVEKIGDLAPGMILEGVVTNVAAFGAFIDIGVHQDGLAHVSALSKTFVKDPRDVVKPGDIVRVKVMDVDIPRKRISLTLRLEDEAGADRPAGAPRDREERRGGGRPPQQRGAAPQGGQGGQSRRGQGGQSGQAGQGGQANQAGQRQGGGQGRGGQGGQRQGGGQGSGAPAPANSAMADALRRAGLTGKEERRGR